The Xiphophorus hellerii strain 12219 chromosome 5, Xiphophorus_hellerii-4.1, whole genome shotgun sequence genome window below encodes:
- the eif3ba gene encoding eukaryotic translation initiation factor 3, subunit Ba — MQDTLAMVDDPEYEEEEPSFSDPEDFEDDIEDEELLEDILREKPQEADGIDSVVVVDNVPQVGPERLEKLKNVIHKIFSKFGKITTEFYPEADGMTKGYIFLEYAAPTQAVEAVKNADGYKLDKQHTFRVNLFTDFDKYMNISDEWEAPEKQPFKDFGNMRHWIEDSDCRDQYSVIYEAGERTAIFSNDAKDPILAEERARWTETYVRWSPKGTYLATFHQRGIALWGGEKFKQIQRFSHQGVSLIDFSPCERYVVTFSPLLDTKEDPQAIIIWDILTGQKKRGFHCESSAHWPIFKWSHDGKFFARMTTDTLSIYETPSMGLLDKKSLKINGIKDFSWSPGDNIIAFWVPEDKDIPARVTLMQLPSRQEIRVRNLFNVVDCKLHWQRNGDYLCVKVDRTPKGTQGVVTNFEIFRMREKQVPVDVVEMKESIIAFAWEPNGSKFAVLHGESPRINASFYHVKNNGKIELIKMFDKQQANSIFWSPQGQFMVLAGLRSMNGALAFVDTSDCTMMNIAEHYMASDVEWDPTGRYVVTSVSWWSHKVDNAYWLWTFQGRLLQKNNKDRFCQLLWRPRPPTLLSSDQIKMIKKDLKKYSKIFEQKDRLSQSKASKELVDKRRAMMEEYRHYREAAQQLYHEQKSLRLELRGGVDTDELDSNVDDWEEETIEFFINEEIIPLGDL, encoded by the exons ATGCAAGATACATTGGCTATGGTGGACGACCCTGAGTACGAGGAGGAGGAGCCCTCCTTCAGCGACCCGGAGGACTTCGAGGATGACATCGAGGATGAGG AACTTCTGGAGGACATTTTACGGGAGAAACCCCAGGAGGCTGACGGGATTGACTCGGTGGTAGTGGTGGACAACGTCCCGCAGGTGGGGCCGGAGCGGTTGGAAAAACTCAAGAATGTGATACACAAGATCTTCTCCAAGTTCGGCAAGATCACAACTGAGTTTTATCCGGAAGCCGACGGCATGACCAAAGG ATACATCTTTCTGGAGTATGCTGCCCCCACTCAGGCTGTGGAGGCGGTGAAGAATGCAGATGGCTACAAACTGGACAAACAGCATACATTCAGAGTTAACCTCTTCACTGACTTTGACAA GTACATGAACATCAGTGATGAGTGGGAGGCTCCAGAGAAACAGCCATTTAAAGATTTT GGTAATATGCGTCACTGGATTGAGGACTCAGACTGCCGTGACCAGTACAGTGTCATCTATGAAGCTGGAGAGAGGACAGCCATCTTCTCAAATGATGCTAAAGATCCCATCTTGGCTGAGGAGCGAGCG CGCTGGACAGAGACGTACGTTCGCTGGTCTCCCAAAGGCACCTACCTGGCAACCTTCCACCAGCGAGGCATTGCATTGTGGGGTGGAGAGAAGTTCAAGCAGATCCAGAGGTTCAGCCATCAAGGCGTATCTCTCATTGACTTCTCACCATGTGAGAG GTACGTAGTGACCTTCAGTCCGTTGTTGGACACTAAGGAGGATCCACAGGCCATCATCATCTGGGACATCTTGACAGGACAGAAGAAGAGAGGCTTCCACTGTGAGAGCTCAGCTCACTGGCCCATATTCAA ATGGAGCCATGATGGGAAGTTCTTTGCAAGGATGACTACAGATACACTGAGCATCTATGAAACTCCA tcaATGGGCTTGTTGGACAAGAAAAGTCTCAAGATCAATGGGATCAA ggaCTTTTCTTGGTCTCCTGGTGACAACATCATTGCATTCTGGGTACCGGAGGACAAGGACATCCCTGCAAGAGTGACTCTGATGCAGTTGCCTTCCCGCCAGGAGATCCGTGTCCGCAATCTGTTCAACGTCGTGGACTGCAAGCTGCACTGGCAGAGGAATGGGGATTACCTGTGCGTGAAAGTGGACAGGACTCCCAAAGGAACACAG GGCGTTGTTACCAACTTTGAAATTTTCAGAATGAGGGAGAAACAAGTTCCTGTTGATGTGGTGGAGATGAAAG AAAGCATCATTGCATTTGCTTGGGAGCcaaatggcagcaaatttgcCGTTCTCCATGGAGAGTCCCCGAGAATCAACGCCTCCTTCTATCATGTCAAAAACAATGGCAAGATCGAGCTCATAA AGATGTTCGACAAGCAGCAGGCAAACAGTATTTTCTGGAGTCCACAGGGACAATTCATGGTGCTGGCTGGACttaggag tatGAACGGGGCTCTGGCCTTTGTGGATACCTCCGACTGCACCATGATGAACATCGCAGAGCACTACATGGCCTCCGATGTGGAGTGGGACCCCACCGGTCGATACGTCGTCACCTCCGTCTCATGGTGGAGCCACAAG GTGGACAACGCGTACTGGTTGTGGACCTTCCAAGGACGTCTGCTTCAGAAGAACAACAAGGATCGCTTCTGTCAGCTGCTGTGGAGGCCCAGACCTCCCACTTTGCTCAGTTCAGATCAGATCAAG ATGATAAAAAAAGATCTGAAGAAATATTCCAAGATCTTTGAGCAGAAGGATCGTCTGAGCCAGTCCAAGGCCTcaaag GAGCTGGTGGACAAGCGCAGGGCCATGATGGAGGAGTACCGTCACTACCGGGAGGCAGCTCAGCAGCTCTATCATGAACAGAAGAGCCTCCGCCTCGAGCTCAGAGGGG